A segment of the Collimonas fungivorans genome:
CGACTGCAGCGTGCACGATATCGACCTGGCGCGCTGGCTGCTCGGCAATCCACAACCGGTCCGGGTCTACGCCAGCGGCACGCGCGCGATCCATCACGACCTGCAGCAGTTCCAGGATGTCGACAACGGCGTCGCCATTTGCGAATTCGATAATGGCAAGCTGGCCACTTTCTATGCGTCGCGCACCATGGCGCATGGGCATGACACCATGACTGAAATTACAGGAACGGCAGGGCGCTTGACCGTGGGCGGCAATGCGCGCAAGAACCGCCTGGAGATTGCCGACGCGCACGGCGTTCGCAATGAGTGCCTGCCCAGTTTCTTCGAGCGCTTCGAAGATGCTTTCCTGACCGAGGTCACCAGTTTCGTGGAGGCGATACGCCGCCAGCGCAAACTGGAGCTGACTCTGGATGACGCTACCGAGGCGACTCGCATCGGCATCGCGTTACGCGAATCGCTGCTGTCGAAACAGCCGGTGTTGCTCTGACAGCGTTTGCCTGCGCGATGGCAGCGGCATTTGATCGGGGAAAGTGACTATTTGATCGAATGCGATATTTGGCGACGGGGGAGAAAATGCGGGGTCAAGGTTTTACTTGCGTAGCAATGAAATACACGGCTGAAACCAGCAGTCCCACAGCGCCTGTCAATTTCCAGGTCAGCCCGTCCAGCACTTTATACAAGGTGGCGAACTCCTTGTGCATAACAGCGAATTCTTTGTACATAGTGGCTTCAAGATCTTTAACGTCCGCTTTTGTCGCGCAGTTATCCAGCCTGGTCTCTATACGAGAAAGGCGGTCGCGCGTCTCGATCGCGAATTCTTCAAGTTTGTTGACTCTTGCTTCCATGGCATCATCATAACCACCGCCTCCACCCGTGGCAAGCCCGGATTTCTCGCTCCGCCGCGTACTGCCCTTGCTCTCGATATGCTTAAGTTCAGCCATATTTCTCCCCAATCCGTATTGCCAGCTTACGGCGACTGCAGATGGGAAATTGTACTGTAATTATCTTGTCATTTATTCATCGTAACCTTCGATTGCGCCCGTTTCCTCCACATTAAGCTCAAGCCTATAAGCCAGCGCAATGAACAGGGCCTGGCAAAGGCACATGGCGTTGGTCAGCGAGCGAAATGCAAATGCGCTGCCTTCCTTGACGGTCAGCAATACCGATGCATGGCGGGCCAGCGGACTCAGCTGGCTGTCGGTGATCACCAGCGATTTTGCCTGGTGATGATGGGCCAACCGCACGCAGGCCTGGGTTTCCTTGCCGTAGGGCGTAAAGCTGATCGCGATCACGACGTCGTTCTTGCCTATGCTGCGGATCTGCTCGCGGATCATGCCGCCCAGGCCTGACAGCAGGTGCACGCGCTTGTTGGTGTGCTGCAAGGCATATACGATGTAGCTGGCGATAGGGAAGGAACGGCGCACCCCGATCACATAGATATTTTCGGCCTTCTGCAACAGCTTGACCGCTGCGTCGAACTGCACGTCGTCCATGCCGTTCAGCAGTTCGTCCAGGCCGCTGCGGCTGGCGGCGATGAATTCGCGCGCCATCGAACCACCGGTGAGCGGGGTTGGCTTGGCGTCGATCAGCTTGCGTATCCGTTGCTGGTAGTTTTGCGAAGGGATCGCCTGCGCCGTATAGGCATCGCGGAAAACCGCCTGCATCTCGCTGAAGCCACTGAAGCCGAATTGCTTGGCGAAGCGCACGATGGCGGACGGCTGCACATCGCAATGCTCGGCGATGTCGCTGATCCGTTCCAGCATCAGGCTGCTGCGGTGTTGCTCCACATAGGTGGCGATAATCTTCAGCTGGCGCGAAAGCGTTGCGTATTGTTCGGCGATTTGCAGCATCAGCTGGTCGACAGTCGGCGTATCTGCCATGGTGTTCTTTCTGATTTATGTCGTGAAGCAATTATAAAGAAAATTTGGCAAGTGAAAATAAAATTCTAATTTAAATTTAATTGAAAAAAACGTTGCATATTGAATCCGCTTGTTCTATTGTTTAATACCGATGACGCTGTCGGATCCGGGCGATCAGCCTAAAGGGTAGTGAACAAAACAACAACGGAGACAACTATGCAACGAATCAGATGCAAGGGCCTGGCCAGGGTCCTGATGGTGACGGCGCTGGCGATGAGCTTTGGCGCGATGAATGCCACTTATGCAGCAAATGAAAAATTCGTCCTGATCAGCCACGCACCGGATTCCGATTCCTGGTGGAACACTATCAAGAACGCCATCAAGCAGGCCGGCGAAGATTTCAACGTTACAGTCGATTACCGCAATCCGCCCAATGGCGACCTGGCCGACATGTCGCGTCTGATCGAGCAGGCCGCGGCCCGTCATTATGATGGCGTGATCGCCAGCATCGCCGATTTCAGCGTGCTGAAAAAAGCCATGGAAAACGTCACTGCCAAGAAAATCCCGCTGGTCACCATCAATTCCGGCACCCAGCAGCAAAGTGAAGAGCTGGGCGCGATCATGCACGTTGGCCAGCCGGAATACGACGCGGGCAAGGGCGCCGGCGAAAAAGCCAAGGCCGCCGGCATCAAGTCTTTCCTGTGCGTCAATCACTATGCCACCAATCCTTCTTCCTTCGAACGCTGCCGCGGTTTTGCCGAGGCTATCGGTGTCGATTATAAAAAATCAACGCTGGATGCGGGCCAGGATCCGACTGGCATAGAGAGCAAGGTCAGTGCCTATTTGCGCAACAATCCCGGCACCCAGGCGGTGCTGGCGCTTGGTCCGGATTCGGCTTCGCCAAGCTTGCGCGCGCTGCAAAAAATGGGCTTGAAAGGCA
Coding sequences within it:
- a CDS encoding MurR/RpiR family transcriptional regulator, with amino-acid sequence MADTPTVDQLMLQIAEQYATLSRQLKIIATYVEQHRSSLMLERISDIAEHCDVQPSAIVRFAKQFGFSGFSEMQAVFRDAYTAQAIPSQNYQQRIRKLIDAKPTPLTGGSMAREFIAASRSGLDELLNGMDDVQFDAAVKLLQKAENIYVIGVRRSFPIASYIVYALQHTNKRVHLLSGLGGMIREQIRSIGKNDVVIAISFTPYGKETQACVRLAHHHQAKSLVITDSQLSPLARHASVLLTVKEGSAFAFRSLTNAMCLCQALFIALAYRLELNVEETGAIEGYDE